CAATTTAAATTGAGCAATTTTGATATACACGTAGCTGGTGGTAATCGTAATAGAGCAAATGTAATTGGTGAAATTGGAATACATACAGTTGCTAATGGAAAAATAGAAAATGTGCATGGATATTTGTATGGTCAAGCTGCATTTATTTCACTTGAAACTTGGTGGGCTGGAAAAACAGAATTAACAAGTGTTAAGTTAGATGTAAAAGGAGAGCAGAATACAGTATTTTTTATTTTTCCAACAATATACCAAGAGATAACACGTAACAATCGAGGTGCATATTATCAAAGAGGAGGATTTGTGGGAGATTTTTCTGCTGATATAGCTTCCAAAAAAAATATAATATATTCTATACTAGGGGCTTCAGGAAGTTATGGAATAGATAGTACCGGAACTTATAAATTAGAAGGTGCAGGTAACTTAGTTTATGCAGGTTTAGGATATTCAGCAGATTTCTCTAAATTTGCTGGAACAGGAATGATAAGAGGTGGTTCAGCAACTAATTGGAAACCATTTATAAAATTAACACAACCTGTGGAATCTTATGGAGATAGCAATGTAATCTTATTCTTTAACAATACTTTATCTTCATCAGCTAGTCAAAAACCATGGCTATCTAATTTACCTAGTCTAAATCCACCGCAAGCTATTATTGAAAGAGATAACTGGAATAAAACAACAATAGGTATTTATCAAGGTGAAATAGAAGCAAGAGCTAATATAGGTAATCAGGCACAGATAGATAAAACTAAAACTACTCAAACATCTGCTGGTGATACAGAACACAATATTCATTATGTTGAAAAGAATGTGGGAGTTTATGCAAAATCTGGACAAAGAGACGGTATTACGCCATCTGCAGATTTAGGAGCTGAACTTAGTAAAACTAATAATGCCGCATTTGATAATGATTTAATACATAATTTGCAAATAAACAATGCTGAAATAACATTTGGGAAATACTCTAAAGATGGAATTATGCTAGCTTCAGAAAATGGAACTGTTATGGATGTCTTGATGCCGACTAATTCTAAGATTAAAACAACAATGGGATCATCTGTTAAAGATTATTCTAGCACAACCGCTCCAACCTCTTCTTATAATGATGCTAATAATAAAGCGGCAACAGGAACAATAATTGCTTATTCTAAAGGAACATGGGATACAGGAAATTATTATAAAAGTGCAATTGATCATAAAAATCAAATGCAATCGTCTAGTGCTCAAGCATTACAAGGAAAAGGAAGTGAAATCAACATAGGAAAAGATGTTGAGTTGTCAGCAAGATACAGAGAAGTTACAGATGATAACGGCAATAAGTCAAAATCATATCCAATAGCTTTTGCTGCAACGAAAAAAGGTAAAGTAAATGCTTACGGAAATACAACAGCTCATGGATATGGTTCTATAATTGGATATGCTTCTGATGAAGGAAAAGTGACTAACTATGGATCTGTTACTGCAATAGATGATGCGGCATCAAATGATGACGACACTAAAAAATACCATTACACAAATATAGGAGGATATGCTACAGGTCTTGGAAGTAAAGTAACTTTAGGTTCAAATTCAACAACTTCAAAAGTAACAGTATCAACTTATGATGGAAAAAATAAGGTTAGCTCAATAATAACTCCAACACCAACAACATCAACTATTTACGGAATAGGAGCATTAGCTGATCGTGATGGAGAAGTTGTTTTAAGAGGGAAAACTAATATTAACACAGGTACAAGCGGCGGATTGCTTGCTTTAAACGGTGGTAAAGTAGAATATGAAGGCGGAACAATAACTCATAAAAATAATGTAACTTTAGGACCATCAGTTAACGACCATGATAATACGACACCGTTTTATGCTAAAGGAGATAGTTCTAATGGATCAATTGTGTTTACAGGATCAACAACTTTGGATATGTATGATGGAGTACTAATTACAGGACAAGAAACTGATTATAATTCATCAACTACAGGTACAGAAATGTATAGAGGGCTAGGAAATGTATCTGTAAATTTACAAAGTGACAATGTTACAATTGGAGCATTTAGCGGATTAAATAATTTAACTTGGGATAGTCAAACAGATGCAAGTCATACATATATAAATGGACTACCTGGAATTTCTAAATTCAGCGGACATACTATAAATACAAATAATCATTCATACAAGAGTATTTTGACGGATGGAAAATTAAATGTTACTTCAACAAAAATTGAGCTGGACAGCGCTGCAGACCAGTACAATAAAATACAAATGGCAAATGAAGTTGTAACAATTGGAAATACAACAAATGTTACAGGAAATGTATCTTCAGCTACTATAAAAGGTCAAGGGCTTTCAATGGGATCTCTAAAAACAGCTACTTCAAATGCAACAACAGGATTTAATAATGAAGGAACAATAAGTGTCACAGGAGGAACAACAACTTCTGGTATTGCTGGAATGAATGTAAGTTATGGAACAATTAACAATGGAACATCTGCAGGGTCAAGCGCTTCAGTAACAATTGATAATGGTGCTGGACTTTACGGAACTAACGGAAGTAAACTTGTAAATAATGGAAAAATTACTGTTGCTTCTGGAGCAGGAATAGCTGGAATCGGAACAGGACGTACAAAGCAAGAATACGGAACAGATGTTAAAACTTCCGCATCATTAGGAGGAACTAAAACAGTAGAAATAGAAAATCACGGAACAATAAATGCAGCAGGAACAGGTTCAATAGGAATTTATGCTGAAAATAATACGAATGCACCTAAAGCCAATGTAACTGTATCAAGCGATAAACAACTAACCGTTGGAACAGATGGAGTAGGAATTGCAGTAGTTTCGGCTACACCTGCACCAATGTTAGTTAATCATGGAACTTCTGATGAAGGTGGTACAATTACGGTAACTGCAGCAGGAACAGGACCTGATATTAAAACAGGAGTAAACGGAAAAGGTATCTATGCTCAAAATTCTGATATTACTTTAACAGGAAATTACATGATTGAAACACCTGAAAAAGGTATCGGTATCTTTGCCTCAAAAAATACAAATGTAACTGGAACTCTTGAATATAAATACAATGGAAGCACAACAGGAACAGGAATGGGTATCATTTATGACCAAGCAGGAGTAGCATCGCATACTAATAATGCAAATGTAAAACTTACAAATGCTACAAACACAACAGGCGGAATGATTGGAGTTTATACAACAGCCGGGACAGGAAATACCCTTACAAATAATGGAGATATTACTGGTTCATCGGCAGCGCTTGAATTTGGTATTGTATCAGATGGAGCAGATATAATTAATAAAGGAAATATAACATTAGGAAATGCAGCATTACAGGAAAATGCAAATGTCGGTATTTATGCGAAAACTAAAAATACGATAACTAATGATGGTAAAATTACTGTTGGTGATAATGCGATAGGAATTTATGGATATAATATTAACAACAATACAGGAAGTATTAAGGCTGGAGATAACGGAGTTGCAATCTATACTCAAGGAGACGGTACAGTAAACTTGAATGCAAATTCTAAAATTACTGTAGGAAAAGATCAAGCTGTAGGCGTTTATGCAGTTGGAGCTAACCAGCACATTAATGTAAATGCAGGATCTAGCATGACAATCGGAGATAATTCGTTTGGAATTGTAAATCTTGGAGCGGGAAATACTGTAACATCTAATACAGCAAATCCAGTAACTTTGGGAACAGATGCAGTTTATGTTTATCAGAATGATAATAAAGGAACTGTAATTAATCACACTCCATTGACATCTGCAGGAGATAGAAATTACGGCCTTTATGGAAATGGAAATATATATAACGATGGAGTAATTGACTTTTCAAATGGTATCGGAAATGTAGGAATGTATGCAACTACCGGCGGAACTGCGACAAACCTTGCTGGAGGAATAATAAAAGTTGGAGATTCAGATACTAACAGAAAAGAATACGGTGTAGGTATGGCAACAGGATATTATGATGACAACCCATTGTCACCAACATATAGACAAGTTTCTAATCAAGGAACTATTATAAATCAGGGAACTATTGAAGTAAGCAAACCTGACACGATAGGTATGTATGCAGTAGGTTCAGGATCTAAGGCAATTAACTATGGAAACATCAACCTTATGGGAAGTAAAACTGTTGGAATGTACATTGACAGAGGTGCAGTCGGAGAAAACTGGGGAACTATCCAGACAACGGCAAGCGGACTTACATCAGCAAAAGGAGTCTATGTAGCTAATGGAGGTTATATCAAGAATTACGGAGTGATAAATATTGCGGCTTCAGATAGCCAAAGTGCAGGAATTTGGACAGATAATGCAGATCACGCCGAAGAAAATGCAAATGGAGTAAATCCTGTAACTCTGACAAGCCAGACAGGAACTTCAACACCAAGAATGAAAGTGGCTACAGCAAGTGACATGAAGGAAATGGGAGGAGTCATAGTAAAAGTTCCACCTAAGGCTGCAGTCCCTACAGTAGCGGATGCGCAAGGCAACATAATTCCAATATATAAACTGGATACAGATATGGCAGTGCCACAACCTGCTGAAGTAATAATAAAATCACCATCAGGAGTTACTCCGATAAATCTTTCTGCAAGTGACTATTTCATGAACTTTCCATCATCTTCAGAAATTTCTAGCATAGGAATGTATGTGGATACTTCAGGAGTTAATTATACAAATCCTATTCAAGGACTGAATTACTTGACAGGACTGACTGACATTAATTTGCTTTTTGGGGCAGAAGCTACAAGATATACCACTGCAAAAGCAATTGAAGTTGGAGATAACATTTTAAAACCTTATAATGATGCTTTGAAAGGTGTTGTAACAGGAGGAACAACATTAAATGTAATATCGTCAAGCTTGACATGGATGGCACAGCCTACCAAGAATCCTGTGACAGAACTTCTTGACAAGCTATACTTGATTAAGGTTCCTTATACAGTGTATGCAGAAAAGAATGACAGAAATACATATAACTTCTTGGACGGACTTGAACAACGGTATGGAGTAGAAGGACTGGGAACAAGAGAAAAATTGCTGTTTGATAAGATAAGCAGCCTAAATGGCGGAGAAGGGCATATCTTGGCTCAGGCATTTGATGAGATGAAAGGACACCAATATGCAAATATTCAGCAAAGAACAAATGCTACAGGAAATTCTCTTGACAGCGAGTTCAAATACTTAAAGGACGAATGGAGAAATCCAACTAAGCAAAATAACAAAATAAAAGCATTTGGTTTAAGGGATGAATATAATACTGACACACCTGGAATCATTGACTATAAGAGCAATGCCTACGGGGTAGCTTATGTTCATGAGGATGAAAAGATTAAGATGGGAAATTCTAGCGGGTGGTATGCAGGAACTGTAACAAACAGATTCAGATTCAAGGATCTAGGACATTCGACAGAAGACCAGACAATGATAAAAGCTGGAATATTTAAGACAATGTCACCTAAAAAGGATTATAACGGAGCACTGCAATGGACAGTTGCAGGAGATGTATTTGCAGGAATTAATAACATGAAGCGTAAATTCTGGATAGTTGATGATACATTTGAAGCTAAATCTACATATCATACTTATGGAGCGGCTCTTAAAAATGAACTTGGATATGATATTAGAATGAGTGAAAGAACACATTTAAGACCATACGGGGCCTTGAAAATGGAATATGGAAAATTTAGCAACATCAAGGAAAATGATGGAGAAGTTAGATTAGAAGTAAAAGGAAACGACTATTTCT
The DNA window shown above is from Leptotrichia wadei and carries:
- a CDS encoding autotransporter-associated N-terminal domain-containing protein, whose amino-acid sequence is MTNNLRKAKKDLCSFAKKCKDFKYTDSALIIFLITGVINIANNLFSAETGKSIENQKQVITTSIKDIHNQFTEVRRENDRLLKKSNMELIKLMEQGDHVVKSPWSSWQYGVNNFYNDWHGTYKGYGGKAGNTKYTRNPDDKFGTYSGGKYGVTTLSRKVIEPVSVIPINAAVKPKDIHKTPLNINLPKILAPNTPNLNISVSEPAKIDEIKVNVPEITVTPPVVSTDVFTNYDFDRAYQGKPAGADILEGQQPKDFDGNNNVFYAGYKPVYNSGNFSGTGNFENASGIIDTSSNPNQDNEFPIYFGGGITPNIIYAHGDGYTLGRQFKLSNFDIHVAGGNRNRANVIGEIGIHTVANGKIENVHGYLYGQAAFISLETWWAGKTELTSVKLDVKGEQNTVFFIFPTIYQEITRNNRGAYYQRGGFVGDFSADIASKKNIIYSILGASGSYGIDSTGTYKLEGAGNLVYAGLGYSADFSKFAGTGMIRGGSATNWKPFIKLTQPVESYGDSNVILFFNNTLSSSASQKPWLSNLPSLNPPQAIIERDNWNKTTIGIYQGEIEARANIGNQAQIDKTKTTQTSAGDTEHNIHYVEKNVGVYAKSGQRDGITPSADLGAELSKTNNAAFDNDLIHNLQINNAEITFGKYSKDGIMLASENGTVMDVLMPTNSKIKTTMGSSVKDYSSTTAPTSSYNDANNKAATGTIIAYSKGTWDTGNYYKSAIDHKNQMQSSSAQALQGKGSEINIGKDVELSARYREVTDDNGNKSKSYPIAFAATKKGKVNAYGNTTAHGYGSIIGYASDEGKVTNYGSVTAIDDAASNDDDTKKYHYTNIGGYATGLGSKVTLGSNSTTSKVTVSTYDGKNKVSSIITPTPTTSTIYGIGALADRDGEVVLRGKTNINTGTSGGLLALNGGKVEYEGGTITHKNNVTLGPSVNDHDNTTPFYAKGDSSNGSIVFTGSTTLDMYDGVLITGQETDYNSSTTGTEMYRGLGNVSVNLQSDNVTIGAFSGLNNLTWDSQTDASHTYINGLPGISKFSGHTINTNNHSYKSILTDGKLNVTSTKIELDSAADQYNKIQMANEVVTIGNTTNVTGNVSSATIKGQGLSMGSLKTATSNATTGFNNEGTISVTGGTTTSGIAGMNVSYGTINNGTSAGSSASVTIDNGAGLYGTNGSKLVNNGKITVASGAGIAGIGTGRTKQEYGTDVKTSASLGGTKTVEIENHGTINAAGTGSIGIYAENNTNAPKANVTVSSDKQLTVGTDGVGIAVVSATPAPMLVNHGTSDEGGTITVTAAGTGPDIKTGVNGKGIYAQNSDITLTGNYMIETPEKGIGIFASKNTNVTGTLEYKYNGSTTGTGMGIIYDQAGVASHTNNANVKLTNATNTTGGMIGVYTTAGTGNTLTNNGDITGSSAALEFGIVSDGADIINKGNITLGNAALQENANVGIYAKTKNTITNDGKITVGDNAIGIYGYNINNNTGSIKAGDNGVAIYTQGDGTVNLNANSKITVGKDQAVGVYAVGANQHINVNAGSSMTIGDNSFGIVNLGAGNTVTSNTANPVTLGTDAVYVYQNDNKGTVINHTPLTSAGDRNYGLYGNGNIYNDGVIDFSNGIGNVGMYATTGGTATNLAGGIIKVGDSDTNRKEYGVGMATGYYDDNPLSPTYRQVSNQGTIINQGTIEVSKPDTIGMYAVGSGSKAINYGNINLMGSKTVGMYIDRGAVGENWGTIQTTASGLTSAKGVYVANGGYIKNYGVINIAASDSQSAGIWTDNADHAEENANGVNPVTLTSQTGTSTPRMKVATASDMKEMGGVIVKVPPKAAVPTVADAQGNIIPIYKLDTDMAVPQPAEVIIKSPSGVTPINLSASDYFMNFPSSSEISSIGMYVDTSGVNYTNPIQGLNYLTGLTDINLLFGAEATRYTTAKAIEVGDNILKPYNDALKGVVTGGTTLNVISSSLTWMAQPTKNPVTELLDKLYLIKVPYTVYAEKNDRNTYNFLDGLEQRYGVEGLGTREKLLFDKISSLNGGEGHILAQAFDEMKGHQYANIQQRTNATGNSLDSEFKYLKDEWRNPTKQNNKIKAFGLRDEYNTDTPGIIDYKSNAYGVAYVHEDEKIKMGNSSGWYAGTVTNRFRFKDLGHSTEDQTMIKAGIFKTMSPKKDYNGALQWTVAGDVFAGINNMKRKFWIVDDTFEAKSTYHTYGAALKNELGYDIRMSERTHLRPYGALKMEYGKFSNIKENDGEVRLEVKGNDYFSVKPEAGLEFKYIQPLAVRTNLTVGVTAAYENELGKLQNRNQARVRYTTADWYNLEKEKEDKRGNGKFDLNIGVDNTRFGVTVNAGYDTKGNNIRGGIGFRAIY